One region of Microbacterium rhizosphaerae genomic DNA includes:
- a CDS encoding sugar ABC transporter substrate-binding protein: MPIRNRAHRLVRTVALAGAAVLASAGLAGCSARPAADGTIALLLPEAKTARYETFDRPLFEERVKQLGHYSVLYSNADQDAAAQKQQAESALAAGADVLVLDPVDSKAAASIVSSARAQNVPVISYDRLISGGGLSYYVSFDNEKVGKLQATALVEAMRAAGKPNGGILMVNGSPTDSNAKLFRTGAHSVIDRSGLTVLAEYDTPDWSPDKAQSWVAGQIAQYGDRIAGVYAANDGVAGGAIAAFKAAGISHPPFVTGQDAELAAVQRIVARDQYMTVYKAIKPEAFTAAEAAVDLIKGRKVTAPLSTDGTPTTLLNPVPVRVDDIDATVIADGFWTAADICTPAYAAQCAQEGIR; the protein is encoded by the coding sequence ATGCCGATCCGGAACAGGGCGCACAGGCTGGTGCGCACGGTCGCCCTCGCCGGGGCGGCCGTTCTGGCATCCGCGGGGCTCGCGGGATGCAGCGCGCGGCCTGCCGCCGACGGCACCATCGCGCTCCTGCTGCCCGAGGCGAAGACCGCGCGCTACGAGACGTTCGACAGACCGCTCTTCGAGGAGCGCGTGAAGCAGCTCGGCCACTACTCGGTGCTGTATTCGAACGCCGATCAGGATGCGGCGGCCCAGAAGCAGCAGGCCGAATCGGCGCTCGCCGCCGGGGCCGACGTGCTCGTCCTCGATCCCGTCGACTCGAAGGCGGCGGCGAGCATCGTGAGCTCCGCGCGCGCGCAGAACGTGCCCGTGATCTCCTATGACCGGCTGATCTCCGGCGGCGGCCTGTCGTACTACGTGTCGTTCGACAACGAGAAGGTCGGCAAGCTCCAGGCGACGGCCCTCGTCGAGGCGATGCGCGCAGCGGGCAAGCCGAACGGCGGCATCCTCATGGTCAACGGATCGCCGACGGACAGCAACGCCAAGCTCTTCCGCACGGGCGCGCACAGCGTCATCGACCGCAGCGGGCTGACCGTGCTCGCGGAGTACGACACCCCGGACTGGAGCCCGGACAAGGCGCAGTCGTGGGTCGCCGGGCAGATCGCCCAGTACGGAGACCGGATCGCCGGGGTGTACGCCGCGAACGACGGCGTGGCCGGAGGGGCGATCGCCGCGTTCAAGGCCGCGGGGATCTCGCATCCTCCTTTCGTCACCGGCCAGGACGCCGAGCTCGCCGCGGTGCAGCGGATCGTCGCGCGCGATCAGTACATGACGGTGTACAAGGCGATCAAACCCGAGGCGTTCACGGCGGCCGAGGCCGCCGTCGACCTCATCAAGGGCAGGAAGGTGACGGCGCCCCTGTCGACGGACGGCACGCCGACGACGCTGCTGAACCCGGTTCCGGTCCGGGTGGACGACATCGACGCGACGGTGATCGCCGACGGGTTCTGGACGGCAGCCGACATCTGCACGCCGGCGTACGCCGCTCAGTGCGCCCAGGAGGGCATCCGATGA
- the hrpA gene encoding ATP-dependent RNA helicase HrpA: MSAAEPLITYPPELPVSAARDEIARAIRDHQVVIVAGATGSGKTTQLPKICLELGRTTIAHTQPRRIAARTIAERIAEELHTPLGGIVGYKVRFTDKVSADTRVALMTDGILLNEIHRDRMLRRYDTIIVDEAHERSLNVDFLLGYLRRLLPKRPDLKVVITSATIDPESFAKHFADAAGRPAPIIEVSGRTYPVEIRYRGGDDESAEGDEGGDAGRDDVDGILGALRELDREPAGDVLVFLPGEAEIRDAADAVRGMYAKDAAPTEVLPLYGRLSAAEQHRVFERPSTGSGTRMAGVRRRVILSTNVAETSLTVPGIRYVVDTGTARISRYSNRSKIQRLPIEAISQASAQQRSGRAGRTAPGIAIRLYTEEDFDRRPEFTEPEILRTSLASVILQMLSLGFGDIQAFPFLTPPDSRGVKAAFDLLIELGAVSARHGARDGRDGGAAGGGQHTLTDTGREIARLPIDPRFARMLIEARRTGVLPAVQAIVAGLSIQDVRERPEDRREEADRLHARFTDPTSDFLTLLNLWNHLQEQQRELGSSAFRRLCRAEHLNYVRVREWFDVHRQLQTLIRGPERRSGETTAEPDAVHRAILAGLLSHIGIVDERSSGAARGPASKGKPVRPVTQYLGARGARFAIFPGSGLRRSPSASRGQPAAVMAAELVETSRLFARTVAAIDPAWAEPLAGDLAKRQLSDPHWSKDAGAAVAAEKVTLFGVEIVPRRRVQLSRIDRPLAREMFIRHALVEEEWDPTRLDKRLTAFARRNLELRHRLEKIEERQRRRDILAGDETVFAFYDARIPADVFDVRSFEAWWKDAQPRTPRLLDMSEADLAEDASRADEREFPARWRQGDQVLSLAYRFEPGAPDDGVTVVVPIALLQQLRPDGFDWQVPGMRDELVTGLLRALPKAIRRHVVPAADWAAKLSEELKGAGPESHRGLPPLTLRAALAARIQRVANQPVTADDFELDRVPEHLRMSFRALDERGRPVASGRDLAELQERLSERSRTAVQKTLTRATPPSAMRPTVPSAGPSAFAERTGLTAWDLDELPRVVDTRVAGGVVRGYPALVDEGSTVATRIEATPAAAERATAAGVRRLVLLAVPSAAPYVLEHLTSAEKLALAASPYPSAKALIEDARVAVADAVIRRIAPSGVVRTTAEFAAVRDAFSAAAVDEVFACVSLAARILTRSRDVERAVKAQTSMALIGPLGDIRAQLGGLVFPGFVSRTGVERLQHVPRYLEGAIVRLQGLADNPGRDRAWMTEFERATTAFTDAGGGIPPAPGAPGHLVHARWLLEEYRVSLFAQRLGTAEPVSLPRILKTLTQGG, encoded by the coding sequence GTGTCCGCCGCCGAACCCCTCATCACATACCCGCCGGAGCTGCCCGTCAGCGCCGCGCGGGACGAGATCGCGCGCGCGATCCGCGACCACCAGGTCGTGATCGTCGCCGGTGCGACCGGGTCGGGCAAGACGACGCAGCTGCCGAAGATCTGCCTCGAGCTCGGCCGCACGACGATCGCGCACACGCAGCCCCGCCGCATCGCGGCGCGCACGATCGCAGAGCGCATCGCGGAGGAGCTGCATACTCCCCTCGGCGGCATCGTCGGCTACAAGGTGCGCTTCACCGACAAGGTGTCGGCCGACACGCGCGTCGCGCTCATGACCGACGGCATCCTGCTCAACGAGATCCACCGCGACCGGATGCTGCGCCGCTACGACACGATCATCGTGGACGAGGCGCACGAGCGGTCGCTGAACGTGGACTTCCTGCTCGGCTACCTCCGGCGCCTGCTCCCGAAGCGACCGGATCTCAAGGTCGTCATCACGAGCGCGACGATCGACCCGGAGAGCTTCGCGAAGCACTTCGCGGATGCCGCCGGCCGACCCGCACCCATCATCGAGGTGTCGGGCCGCACCTACCCGGTCGAGATCCGCTACCGCGGCGGCGACGACGAGTCCGCCGAGGGGGACGAGGGCGGCGACGCCGGCCGAGACGACGTCGACGGCATCCTCGGCGCCCTCCGCGAGCTGGACCGCGAGCCCGCGGGCGACGTCCTCGTCTTCCTCCCCGGCGAGGCGGAGATCCGGGATGCCGCGGATGCCGTGCGCGGCATGTACGCGAAGGATGCCGCGCCCACCGAGGTGCTCCCGCTCTACGGCCGGCTCTCCGCCGCCGAGCAGCACCGGGTGTTCGAGCGTCCCTCGACAGGCTCGGGAACCAGGATGGCGGGTGTGCGCCGCCGGGTCATCCTGTCGACGAACGTCGCCGAGACGAGCCTCACGGTGCCCGGCATCCGGTACGTGGTCGACACGGGTACCGCGCGCATCTCGCGGTACAGCAATCGCAGCAAGATCCAGCGACTGCCGATCGAGGCCATCTCGCAGGCGTCGGCGCAGCAGCGGTCGGGCCGCGCGGGCCGCACGGCGCCCGGCATCGCGATCCGTCTGTACACCGAGGAGGATTTCGACCGGCGTCCGGAGTTCACGGAGCCGGAGATCCTGCGCACGAGCCTCGCGAGCGTCATCCTGCAGATGCTCTCGCTCGGGTTCGGCGACATCCAGGCGTTCCCGTTCCTCACTCCTCCGGACTCGCGCGGCGTCAAGGCGGCGTTCGACCTGCTCATCGAGCTCGGCGCGGTGTCGGCTCGGCACGGTGCCCGCGATGGCCGCGATGGCGGTGCCGCCGGCGGCGGCCAGCACACCCTCACCGACACCGGGCGTGAGATCGCCCGGCTGCCGATCGATCCGCGCTTCGCCCGCATGCTGATCGAGGCGCGCCGCACCGGGGTGCTGCCCGCGGTGCAGGCCATCGTCGCGGGCCTGTCGATCCAGGACGTGCGCGAGCGGCCCGAGGACCGCCGCGAGGAGGCCGACCGGCTGCACGCGCGCTTCACCGACCCGACGAGCGACTTCCTGACGCTCCTGAACCTCTGGAACCACCTCCAGGAGCAGCAGCGAGAGCTCGGGTCGAGCGCCTTCCGCCGCCTGTGCCGGGCGGAGCACCTCAACTACGTGCGCGTGCGCGAATGGTTCGACGTGCACCGGCAGCTCCAGACGCTCATCCGCGGCCCCGAGCGGCGCAGCGGCGAGACGACGGCGGAACCGGATGCGGTGCACCGCGCGATCCTCGCCGGGCTCCTGTCGCACATCGGCATCGTGGACGAGCGGTCGTCCGGTGCCGCCCGCGGCCCCGCGAGCAAGGGCAAGCCGGTCCGGCCCGTCACGCAGTACCTCGGCGCGCGGGGCGCGCGGTTCGCGATCTTCCCCGGTTCGGGTCTGCGCCGGTCTCCGAGCGCGTCGCGGGGTCAGCCCGCGGCCGTGATGGCCGCCGAGCTCGTCGAGACGAGCCGGCTCTTCGCCCGCACCGTCGCGGCGATCGACCCCGCGTGGGCGGAGCCGCTGGCGGGCGACCTCGCGAAGCGGCAGCTGAGCGACCCGCACTGGTCGAAGGATGCGGGGGCCGCCGTGGCCGCCGAGAAGGTGACGCTGTTCGGCGTCGAGATCGTGCCGCGGCGCCGCGTGCAGCTCTCCCGCATCGACCGCCCGCTCGCGCGCGAGATGTTCATCCGGCACGCGCTGGTCGAGGAGGAGTGGGATCCGACCCGCCTGGACAAGCGGCTGACGGCCTTCGCCCGCCGCAACCTCGAACTGCGCCACCGGCTCGAGAAGATCGAGGAGCGCCAGCGTCGCCGCGACATCCTCGCCGGCGACGAGACGGTGTTCGCGTTCTACGACGCACGCATCCCGGCCGACGTGTTCGACGTGCGCTCGTTCGAGGCCTGGTGGAAGGACGCGCAGCCCCGGACGCCGCGCCTGCTCGACATGTCCGAGGCCGACCTCGCAGAGGATGCATCCCGAGCCGACGAGCGCGAGTTCCCCGCGCGCTGGCGCCAGGGCGACCAGGTGCTCTCGCTCGCCTACCGGTTCGAGCCGGGAGCCCCCGACGACGGCGTGACGGTCGTCGTGCCGATCGCGCTGCTGCAGCAGCTGAGGCCGGACGGCTTCGACTGGCAGGTGCCCGGCATGCGCGACGAGCTCGTCACGGGTCTGCTGCGCGCCCTGCCGAAGGCGATCCGGCGGCATGTCGTGCCTGCGGCGGACTGGGCCGCGAAGCTGTCCGAGGAGCTGAAGGGCGCGGGCCCGGAGTCGCACCGGGGGCTGCCGCCGCTGACGCTGCGCGCCGCGCTGGCCGCCCGCATCCAGCGCGTCGCGAACCAGCCCGTGACCGCCGACGACTTCGAGCTCGATCGGGTGCCCGAGCACCTGCGGATGTCGTTCCGCGCGCTCGACGAGCGCGGTCGTCCCGTCGCGTCGGGCCGCGATCTTGCGGAACTCCAGGAGCGCCTCTCGGAGAGATCGCGCACCGCCGTGCAGAAGACGCTCACCCGGGCGACGCCGCCGTCGGCGATGCGTCCGACGGTGCCGTCGGCGGGCCCATCCGCCTTCGCCGAGCGCACGGGTCTGACCGCGTGGGATCTCGACGAGCTGCCCCGCGTCGTCGACACCAGGGTGGCCGGTGGCGTCGTGCGCGGCTACCCGGCGCTCGTCGACGAGGGCTCCACGGTGGCGACCCGCATCGAGGCGACGCCCGCGGCCGCCGAGCGCGCGACGGCCGCCGGCGTCCGTCGTCTCGTGCTGCTCGCCGTGCCGTCGGCTGCTCCCTACGTGCTCGAGCACCTCACGTCCGCGGAGAAGCTCGCCCTCGCGGCATCCCCCTACCCGTCCGCGAAGGCGCTCATCGAGGACGCGCGCGTGGCGGTGGCGGATGCTGTCATCCGCCGGATCGCGCCGTCCGGCGTCGTGCGCACGACGGCCGAGTTCGCGGCCGTGCGCGACGCGTTCTCGGCCGCAGCCGTGGACGAGGTCTTCGCGTGCGTCTCGCTGGCGGCCCGCATCCTGACCCGCTCGCGAGACGTCGAGCGCGCGGTGAAGGCGCAGACGAGCATGGCGCTCATCGGCCCGCTCGGCGACATCCGCGCGCAGCTCGGGGGACTCGTCTTCCCCGGGTTCGTCTCCCGCACGGGGGTCGAGCGCCTGCAGCACGTGCCGCGGTACCTCGAGGGCGCGATCGTCCGACTCCAGGGCCTGGCCGACAATCCGGGACGCGACCGCGCCTGGATGACCGAGTTCGAGCGCGCCACGACCGCCTTCACCGACGCCGGAGGCGGCATCCCGCCCGCGCCCGGCGCACCGGGACACCTCGTCCACGCGCGCTGGCTCCTGGAGGAGTACCGCGTCAGCCTGTTCGCGCAGCGCCTGGGCACGGCGGAGCCGGTGTCGCTCCCGCGCATCCTGAAGACGCTGACGCAAGGGGGTTGA
- a CDS encoding ROK family transcriptional regulator, whose protein sequence is MARGNIPPGSQTSLREANRARLVESLKRHGRLTQVELAGNTGLSPATVSNIVKELTASGLLHTSNITSRNGRRATLVSLARELGLVAGVHYSSRQLHIAIADATRTIVTQSSLPLPLDHRHDAELDRLSLLLGDMMESLGGSVNDLLAVGLALPAPVDQRTGMVSTPGLLRGWEGIDVAESLTARIGRPVFVDSEANLGGLAEAREGAARDAASSVYIRVGHTISAGLVIGGDLFRGVNGKAGQIGHVTIDENGPICRCSNRGCLETYAAGPALLSLFPPGEGMQRLSDLIQAADGGDGRSHRVIADAGRHIGIAAASLCNLFDPELIVMGGDLAQAGEILMAPMRHSLERTALTSANGLPEIVGTTFGEWAETRGAIAVALDHVTVDADVVPATA, encoded by the coding sequence GTGGCACGCGGGAACATTCCGCCCGGTTCTCAGACATCGCTGCGCGAGGCAAACCGGGCGCGCCTGGTCGAGTCGCTCAAACGACATGGGCGACTGACCCAGGTCGAGCTTGCCGGAAACACGGGCCTCTCCCCCGCCACGGTCTCCAACATCGTCAAGGAGCTGACGGCCTCCGGACTGCTGCACACCTCGAACATCACGTCGCGCAACGGCCGCCGGGCGACCCTCGTGTCGCTCGCGCGCGAGCTCGGCCTCGTGGCCGGCGTGCACTACAGCTCGCGGCAGCTGCACATCGCCATCGCCGACGCGACGCGGACGATCGTCACCCAGAGCTCCCTGCCCCTGCCCCTCGACCATCGGCACGATGCCGAGCTCGACCGCCTGAGCCTGCTGCTCGGCGACATGATGGAGTCGCTCGGCGGCAGCGTGAACGACCTGCTCGCCGTCGGCCTCGCCCTGCCCGCCCCCGTCGACCAGCGCACGGGCATGGTCTCGACGCCGGGCCTCCTGCGCGGATGGGAGGGCATCGACGTCGCCGAGAGCCTCACCGCCCGCATCGGCCGCCCCGTCTTCGTCGACAGCGAGGCCAATCTCGGCGGACTCGCCGAGGCGCGCGAGGGTGCCGCCCGGGACGCCGCATCCTCCGTCTACATCCGCGTCGGTCACACGATCAGCGCCGGCCTCGTCATCGGAGGCGACCTGTTCCGCGGCGTCAACGGCAAGGCCGGCCAGATCGGCCACGTGACGATCGACGAGAACGGCCCGATCTGCCGGTGCAGCAACCGCGGGTGCCTCGAGACATACGCCGCCGGGCCTGCTCTCCTGTCCCTCTTCCCACCGGGCGAGGGAATGCAGCGCCTCAGCGACCTCATCCAGGCCGCCGACGGCGGCGACGGGCGCTCGCATCGCGTGATCGCGGATGCCGGTCGCCACATCGGCATCGCCGCGGCGAGCCTGTGCAACCTCTTCGACCCCGAGCTCATCGTCATGGGCGGCGACCTCGCGCAGGCGGGCGAGATCCTGATGGCGCCGATGCGGCATTCGCTCGAGCGCACGGCGCTGACCTCCGCGAACGGGCTGCCCGAGATCGTCGGCACGACGTTCGGCGAATGGGCCGAGACCCGAGGTGCGATCGCCGTGGCGCTCGACCATGTCACCGTCGATGCCGACGTGGTCCCGGCCACCGCGTAG
- a CDS encoding quinone oxidoreductase family protein: MTAGSCGTTLGDTGDPMVLDLDVHDSEKGMQRPPDAVAPTMARAIQYTEFGGPEVLTLVDIPDPEPGKGEVAVRVEAVGINPVEWKQRSALRDTGRITSPRRPGSDAAGVVTAVGKGVEGLRVGEPVVVFLATGTYATDIAVPASHVQPRPPAVSAAEGAALGIPVGTAYQTVRSLAVGPGDTLLIHGGSGAVGQAAIQFARMWGATVVATTSARRAQRVQDLGATPVGYESEGLEDRILAAAPQGITAAIDIAGTDKAIEASLGLVRDHGRIATLVRGADAARLGIRAFSGGSPEPLTPLELAWRAEAIPVALALMAHGAFAVELGPSYPLAEASEAQRIVQSGVDGKVVLLPWGD; this comes from the coding sequence TTGACCGCAGGCTCATGCGGCACCACGCTCGGAGACACCGGCGATCCGATGGTCCTCGACCTCGACGTCCACGACAGCGAGAAGGGAATGCAGCGACCGCCTGACGCGGTTGCGCCCACCATGGCACGCGCGATCCAGTACACCGAATTCGGCGGACCCGAGGTCCTCACGCTCGTCGACATCCCGGACCCCGAGCCCGGGAAGGGGGAGGTGGCGGTCCGCGTGGAGGCGGTCGGCATCAACCCGGTCGAGTGGAAGCAGCGCTCGGCGCTACGCGACACGGGGCGGATCACGTCGCCCCGCAGGCCCGGCTCCGACGCCGCCGGTGTCGTCACCGCCGTCGGCAAAGGCGTGGAGGGCCTGCGCGTCGGGGAGCCGGTCGTCGTCTTCCTGGCGACGGGCACCTACGCGACCGATATCGCCGTCCCCGCCTCGCACGTGCAGCCGCGACCTCCGGCCGTGTCGGCGGCGGAGGGCGCGGCCCTCGGCATCCCGGTCGGCACGGCCTACCAGACCGTGCGCTCGCTCGCGGTCGGCCCGGGCGACACGCTGCTGATCCACGGCGGCTCGGGTGCCGTCGGCCAGGCGGCGATCCAGTTCGCCCGGATGTGGGGCGCCACGGTCGTCGCGACGACCTCCGCTCGCCGCGCGCAGCGCGTGCAGGACCTCGGCGCCACGCCGGTCGGCTACGAGAGCGAGGGCCTGGAGGACCGCATCCTCGCCGCCGCCCCGCAGGGCATCACGGCGGCCATCGACATCGCCGGCACCGACAAGGCCATCGAGGCCTCGCTCGGGCTCGTCCGGGATCACGGGCGCATCGCGACCCTCGTGCGGGGGGCGGATGCTGCGCGCCTCGGCATCCGGGCCTTCTCGGGCGGCTCCCCCGAGCCGCTCACGCCGCTCGAGCTGGCGTGGCGCGCCGAGGCGATCCCGGTCGCGCTCGCGCTCATGGCCCACGGCGCGTTCGCCGTCGAGCTCGGGCCGTCCTATCCGCTGGCCGAGGCGTCCGAGGCGCAGCGGATCGTGCAGTCGGGCGTCGACGGGAAGGTCGTCCTGCTGCCCTGGGGCGATTAG
- a CDS encoding sulfurtransferase — protein sequence MPSPIVSAAELSALLASDTPPRVLDARWDLARDDGRQLYLAGHIPGAVYIDMGTELSTHGRPEDGRHPLPAPGVLQAAARRWGVDTGDTVVVCDDYNSVAAARAWWLLRQGGVADVRVLDGGITAWTEAGLPLEKGDVVPEPGDVVVNEPTEGVVDTAGAARWPESGVLIDARAAERYRGEVEPYDPIAGHVPGAVNLPAATLLERGRFRSREELRAAFAAIGATEAVPVAAYCGSGVTAAHTALAGEIAGVDVTVYPGSWSAWSHTPGMPVATGAEPGA from the coding sequence ATGCCATCGCCCATCGTCTCCGCCGCCGAGCTGTCCGCCCTCCTCGCCTCCGACACCCCGCCGCGCGTCCTCGACGCCCGGTGGGACCTCGCTCGGGACGACGGGCGTCAGCTGTACCTCGCCGGCCACATCCCCGGCGCCGTGTACATCGACATGGGCACCGAGCTGTCGACGCACGGCCGTCCGGAGGACGGGCGCCACCCCCTGCCGGCGCCCGGCGTGCTGCAGGCGGCCGCCCGACGGTGGGGAGTGGACACCGGCGACACCGTCGTCGTGTGCGACGACTACAACTCCGTGGCGGCCGCCCGCGCGTGGTGGCTGCTGCGACAGGGGGGCGTCGCCGACGTCCGCGTGCTCGATGGCGGGATCACCGCCTGGACCGAGGCCGGGCTCCCGCTCGAGAAGGGTGACGTCGTCCCGGAGCCGGGCGACGTCGTGGTGAACGAGCCGACCGAGGGCGTCGTCGACACCGCCGGGGCGGCCCGCTGGCCGGAGTCGGGGGTGCTCATCGACGCCCGCGCGGCCGAGCGCTACCGCGGCGAGGTGGAGCCGTACGACCCGATCGCGGGGCACGTCCCCGGCGCGGTGAACCTGCCCGCTGCCACGCTGCTCGAGCGTGGACGGTTCCGCTCACGCGAGGAGCTGCGCGCCGCGTTCGCCGCGATCGGCGCGACCGAGGCGGTCCCGGTCGCCGCGTACTGCGGGTCGGGCGTCACCGCGGCGCACACCGCTCTGGCCGGAGAGATCGCGGGCGTGGACGTCACGGTCTACCCGGGTTCGTGGAGCGCGTGGTCCCACACTCCGGGCATGCCCGTCGCGACGGGCGCCGAGCCCGGGGCCTAA
- a CDS encoding O-acetylhomoserine aminocarboxypropyltransferase/cysteine synthase family protein, giving the protein MPDSTDCPAPASSFATAQIQAGYAAGVAQHTSVPPIYQSNAFEFSSLSEARDLFALRRDGNIYSRAANPTVAVFEQRVAALEGGIGAAGVASGQAAVAVALLALAKSGEHIVAARQLYGGTIDLLADTFVDWGIETTFVDQHDIDAWRAAVRPTTRALFGESVTNPNAEVLDVRAVADVAHEAGVPLVIDNTVATPFLQRTKDFGADIAVHSATKFLGGHGTSLAGVVVDLGTFDFSAEPERWPQLNAPYQRVPGGTLVERYGKTASPYIALVKTKYVHDLGPSLSAFNAFQLLQGIETLDLRMRRHSASALVVARFLDTHPAVARVNHPGLESNRGYAAAQTYLPRGAASVFSFDLRSTGDPEADFALVERVIGALEIVRLVANIGDARTLVAHPASMTHSHMPPAMLAEAGITSTTVRLSVGLEDADDVIADLDRALAVVLTAVG; this is encoded by the coding sequence ATGCCCGATTCGACCGACTGTCCCGCGCCCGCGAGCTCCTTCGCGACGGCGCAGATCCAGGCCGGGTACGCCGCGGGGGTCGCGCAGCACACGTCGGTCCCCCCCATCTACCAGTCGAACGCCTTCGAGTTCTCGTCGCTGAGCGAGGCGCGCGACCTGTTCGCCCTGCGCCGCGACGGCAACATCTACTCCCGGGCGGCCAACCCGACGGTCGCGGTGTTCGAGCAGCGCGTCGCGGCCCTCGAGGGCGGCATCGGCGCGGCCGGCGTGGCCTCGGGCCAGGCGGCTGTGGCGGTCGCGCTGCTCGCACTCGCGAAGTCCGGCGAGCACATCGTCGCGGCGCGCCAGCTCTACGGCGGCACGATCGACCTGCTCGCCGACACCTTCGTCGACTGGGGCATCGAGACGACCTTCGTCGACCAGCACGACATCGACGCGTGGCGCGCCGCGGTGCGGCCTACGACCCGGGCGCTGTTCGGGGAGTCGGTCACGAACCCGAACGCCGAGGTGCTCGACGTGCGCGCGGTGGCCGACGTCGCGCACGAGGCGGGCGTGCCGCTCGTGATCGACAACACCGTCGCGACCCCGTTCCTGCAGCGCACGAAGGACTTCGGCGCCGACATCGCGGTGCACTCCGCCACCAAGTTCCTGGGCGGCCACGGCACGTCGCTCGCGGGAGTCGTCGTCGACCTCGGCACGTTCGACTTCTCGGCCGAGCCGGAGCGCTGGCCGCAGCTGAACGCGCCCTACCAGCGCGTCCCCGGCGGCACGCTCGTGGAGCGCTACGGGAAGACCGCCTCCCCGTACATCGCGCTCGTGAAGACAAAGTACGTGCACGACCTCGGCCCATCGCTGTCGGCGTTCAACGCCTTCCAGCTGTTGCAGGGCATCGAGACGCTGGATCTGCGGATGCGGCGGCACAGCGCCTCCGCGCTGGTCGTCGCCCGCTTCCTCGACACCCATCCCGCTGTGGCTCGGGTGAACCACCCCGGCCTGGAGTCGAATCGCGGCTACGCCGCCGCGCAGACGTACCTGCCGCGGGGCGCCGCATCCGTCTTCTCCTTCGACCTGCGCTCGACAGGCGATCCCGAAGCTGACTTCGCGCTGGTCGAGCGGGTCATCGGCGCCCTCGAGATCGTGCGTCTCGTCGCGAACATCGGCGACGCACGCACCCTGGTCGCGCACCCCGCGTCCATGACGCACAGCCACATGCCGCCCGCGATGCTCGCCGAGGCCGGCATCACGTCGACGACGGTGCGGCTGTCGGTCGGCCTCGAAGACGCCGACGACGTCATCGCCGACCTCGACCGCGCCCTCGCCGTGGTGCTCACCGCCGTCGGCTGA
- a CDS encoding Gfo/Idh/MocA family protein — protein MTGLRWGILATGGIAHAFTRDLRTAGLDVAAVGSRRRDAADAFAGEFDIPRAHDSYKALVEDPGVDIVYIATPHPSHAGNAILALEHGKHVIVEKPFTLTGAEAERVRDAARSAGLLAMEAMWTRYLPHIQRVRELVRSGALGEVRTVFADHTQKISSDPAHRLNALELGGGALLDLGIYPISFAWDMLGAPTAITAQARLSETGADTEVATIFTHASGALSTSVSSSRAVGPNTAHIVGDEARIDIDRVFYSPTTFRLTRPDGEVAEVFESRVDGRGMQFQALAAERIIAEGRRDSDLLPLDETVAIMHALDAIRAQIGVTYPQE, from the coding sequence ATGACCGGCCTTCGATGGGGAATCCTCGCCACGGGCGGAATCGCCCACGCCTTCACCCGCGACCTGCGCACCGCTGGACTCGACGTCGCGGCGGTGGGCTCACGACGGAGGGATGCGGCGGACGCCTTCGCCGGCGAGTTCGACATCCCTCGCGCGCACGACTCGTACAAGGCCCTGGTGGAAGACCCGGGCGTCGACATCGTCTACATCGCCACGCCGCATCCCTCGCACGCCGGCAACGCGATCCTCGCCCTCGAGCACGGCAAGCACGTCATCGTCGAGAAGCCGTTCACGCTCACCGGCGCCGAGGCCGAGCGCGTCCGCGACGCCGCCCGCTCCGCGGGCCTGCTCGCCATGGAGGCGATGTGGACGCGCTATCTGCCGCACATCCAGCGCGTGCGCGAGCTCGTCCGCTCCGGCGCCCTCGGCGAGGTTCGCACGGTGTTCGCCGACCACACGCAGAAGATCTCGTCGGACCCGGCCCATCGCCTCAACGCGCTCGAGCTCGGCGGTGGCGCGCTGCTCGATCTCGGCATCTACCCGATCTCCTTCGCCTGGGACATGCTCGGGGCGCCGACGGCGATCACCGCGCAGGCGCGCCTGTCCGAGACGGGCGCCGACACCGAGGTGGCGACGATCTTCACGCATGCATCCGGTGCGCTGTCGACGTCGGTCTCGTCATCCCGGGCGGTCGGCCCGAACACCGCCCACATCGTCGGCGACGAGGCGCGCATCGATATCGACCGCGTGTTCTACAGCCCCACGACGTTCCGGCTCACACGTCCGGACGGCGAGGTCGCCGAGGTCTTCGAATCGCGCGTCGACGGCCGCGGCATGCAGTTCCAGGCTCTCGCCGCAGAGCGGATCATCGCCGAGGGCCGGCGGGACAGCGACCTCCTCCCCCTCGACGAGACCGTCGCGATCATGCATGCCCTCGACGCCATTCGCGCGCAGATCGGCGTGACATACCCGCAGGAGTGA